A section of the Flaviflexus equikiangi genome encodes:
- a CDS encoding co-chaperone YbbN has translation MTQSPLNIRGAVDLSALAPAKEQERVKEQLMTKDGIEVVPGPFVRELTMENFQSFLELSLHVPLVIVFHSARSEGSQTLAKLLSSEIVRRNGAIGLGTVDADTERQIAQAFQIQAVPSTVAVLGGNPVPLFQGTAGPEDVTKALDSVLQASQQLGVSGVLDGDENGTLPEPDLPPHVKEARAALDRGDLDAAHEAYTLAIKDNPGDEASKVGLIQVELFQRISGRDPQNVLAVAATAEQTDIETHLLAADMEIAIQRPEAALTRLLGVIRHVTGDERDRVRLRLIELFSIIGIHEPLVTEARKQLANALM, from the coding sequence ATGACCCAATCACCGCTGAACATTCGAGGGGCAGTCGATCTGTCCGCGCTCGCGCCCGCCAAAGAGCAGGAGAGGGTGAAGGAACAGCTGATGACGAAGGACGGCATCGAGGTCGTTCCCGGCCCGTTCGTTCGCGAGCTGACGATGGAGAACTTCCAGTCCTTCCTCGAGCTGTCCCTCCACGTGCCGCTCGTCATCGTCTTCCACTCGGCACGCTCCGAGGGATCCCAAACGCTTGCGAAGCTCCTGAGCTCCGAGATCGTGAGAAGGAACGGTGCGATCGGCCTCGGGACGGTCGACGCCGATACGGAACGCCAGATCGCACAAGCCTTCCAGATCCAGGCAGTGCCCTCGACCGTGGCAGTCCTCGGAGGCAACCCCGTGCCGCTGTTCCAGGGCACGGCGGGACCAGAGGATGTCACGAAGGCACTCGACAGCGTCCTGCAGGCATCACAGCAGCTCGGCGTGAGCGGCGTGCTCGACGGCGATGAGAACGGCACGCTTCCGGAGCCCGATCTGCCCCCACATGTCAAAGAGGCACGGGCAGCACTCGACAGGGGAGACCTCGACGCGGCGCACGAAGCCTACACCCTGGCCATCAAGGACAACCCCGGCGATGAAGCATCGAAGGTGGGCCTCATCCAGGTCGAGCTCTTCCAGCGCATCTCAGGCCGAGACCCGCAGAACGTCCTCGCGGTCGCGGCGACCGCAGAGCAGACGGACATCGAGACGCACCTGCTGGCGGCCGACATGGAGATCGCCATCCAGCGGCCCGAGGCGGCGCTCACGCGCCTGCTGGGCGTCATCCGTCACGTGACTGGTGACGAGCGAGATCGTGTCCGACTGAGGCTCATCGAGCTCTTCAGCATCATCGGCATCCACGAACCGCTCGTCACCGAGGCGCGCAAGCAGCTCGCTAACGCCCTGATGTGA